The Chitinispirillales bacterium genome contains the following window.
AGAAGCAGAAAATATTATTTTCCAAGCAAACCAAAAAGCTGAAGATACAAAGAAAAATGCGGATTCTGAAATAAATCTTTCTGGACAGCAGGCGTTGAGTGCGTTGAAAAGCAAAATTACGGATATGGTTTTGGCAAAAGCGGTAGATTGTGCGGTTAGCGACACCCTTACCAAGAATATTCCGGATTATATAAAATCTGTTTTATCAAATTGGAAAGGCAATGATTCCGCGATTGAAATTCTGCTTTCGCAGGAACAAAAAACCACTCTTGCCAAAGACGTGGAATCCGCGGTAAAGGGAATTATGAACGGCGGCGTCGCTATTTCGGCGTCCAAAAGCGTAAAAAACGGTTTTCAAATCGGTCGTAAGGACGGTTCATACAAAATATCGTTTACCGACAGCGATTTTGCGGAATATTTTAAAGAATATCTGCGTCCAAAAGTAAAATCAATTCTTTTTGGGGAATAATTTCCGATGAGTCAAAACTATTATTATCTTGTAACAGGGCTTCCCGATCTTGTAGAAGGCGGCGGAAAAGGTTTTGATTACGCAAAGATTCGACAGGAAATTATTGAAGAATTATCTGTCGACGACTGCGGCTTGCTTAAAGCGTTTTTGTTGCAGTTTGACAATGCGAATATCGTGAATTTTCTCAATAAAAAGCAAAATTTTGATTCCCGCGGATGGTTTTCGCCGTCCGAAATCGAGGATGCCGTAAACGACATCGATACGCTTCCTCAATATCTTCAAACTTTTTTGCAAAATTACAAAGAAGACAAGGAAAGCGTTTCGGGGCTTGGGCTTTTGGAGCAATTGTCATATCTTTATTATAGTGAAATTTCAAGTAAAAACGAATGGTTTGCAAACTGGACGGATTTTGCCGTTGATATTCAAAATGTAGTTGCTGCGTCAAATGCGAGGGAATTAGGCGTTTCCGCAGAAAAAAGCGTGATTCCTTTTAATGATAATGCGGAAAAAATAGTAAAAAGCAGAGCTACGGATTTCGGACTTGGCAACTCTTTGCCCTGGACGGAACAAATTGCCAAAAATATTAACGATCCCGTCGCTCTTGAAGAAGCGATTGACGCAATTTATTGGAGAAAAGCGGACGAACTTTCGGAAAGCAGAACGTTTGGAATCGAAAGCGTGTTGGGTTTTATGGTGAAAGCGAACAGTATTGAACGTTGGCTGCGTTTGGATACGGAAAAAGGAATCGCACGAGCGAATAATTTGATTGAAAAACTCAAATCATCCGTGCAAAGTCAAAGATAAAGTAAAAATAACTTACGGAGGAGACATATAAATGAGCACAAAAGGGAAAGTTGCCGGTGTTGTCGCAAACTTGGTAACATTGGAAGTTGATGGACCGGTTGGGCAGAACGAAATCTGTTATATCGACCTTAAAGGAACAAAACTTATGGCGGAAGTCATTAAAGTTACGGGCGACAAAGTAGCGGTTCAGGTATTTGAAAGCACAAGAGGGCTCAGAATCGGAGAAACGGCCGAATTTACCGGACGAATGCTTGAGGTAACGCTTGGTCCGGGAATGCTTTCGAAAACATACGACGGACTGCAGAACGATTTGCATAAAATGGAAGATGTTTTTCTCAAAAGGGGAGAATATACTCATCCGCTTAATCCGGGTCAAAAATGGGATTTTAAGCCTACGGCGAAAATCGGCGACGAAGTCGAGGCGGCGGCATGGCTTGGCGAAGTGAAAGAAAATTGGCTTAATCATAAAATTATGGTTCCGTTTGACCTTAAAGGGACGGCTAAAGTTAAATCGATAGTCTCTGAAGGTTCTTATGCTTCCGACAGTGAAATAGCGATTTTAATCGATGCGGACGGAAACGATATTTCGGTGTCTATGGAAATGAAATGGGCGGTAAAACGTGAAGTTTCCGCGTATAAACACAAACCGCGTCCGTTCAAATTATTTGAAACCGGCGTCCGTACGATAGACACGCTTAACCCGCTTGCGGAGGGCGGCACAGGATTTATGCCGGGACCTTTCGGCGCTGGAAAAACCGTTATGCAGCATTCGCTTTCCAAAAACGCGAACGCCGATATTATCGTTATGGTCGCCTGCGGCGAAAGAGCGAACGAAGTCGTAGAAATTTTTACGGAATTCCCGGAACTTGAAGACCCGCGCACAGGCAGAAAACTTATGGAAAGAACCGTTATAATCGCTAATACGTCGAATATGCCTGTCGCAGCCCGTGAGGCGTCTGTTTATACGGGTATGACGATCGCTGAATATTATCGTTCTATGGGAATGAAAGTGCTTTTGCTTGCAGATTCGACTTCTCGTTGGGCGCAGGCGCTTCGCGAAATGTCGAACCGTCTTGAAGAATTGCCCGGACAGGACGCATTTCCGATGGATTTGTCGGCGATCATCGCGCAATTTTATGCTCGAAACGGATACGTAGAACTTAATAACGGTAAAACCGGCTCAATAACTTTTCTTGGGGCGGTTTCACCCGCAGGCGGAAACCTTAAAGAGCCCGTAACGGAATCGACTAAAAAAGCGGCGAGATGCTTTTATGCGTTGGAACAGGCGCGTGCGGATTCAAAACGTTATCCCGCGGTTGACCCGATTGAGAGTTATTCCAAATACATCGAATATCCCGAACTGATAGAGTATCTTGACGAACACGTTCAAAAGGATTGGGCAAAAGGCGTTCAATTCCTCAAAGATATA
Protein-coding sequences here:
- a CDS encoding DUF2764 domain-containing protein, whose translation is MSQNYYYLVTGLPDLVEGGGKGFDYAKIRQEIIEELSVDDCGLLKAFLLQFDNANIVNFLNKKQNFDSRGWFSPSEIEDAVNDIDTLPQYLQTFLQNYKEDKESVSGLGLLEQLSYLYYSEISSKNEWFANWTDFAVDIQNVVAASNARELGVSAEKSVIPFNDNAEKIVKSRATDFGLGNSLPWTEQIAKNINDPVALEEAIDAIYWRKADELSESRTFGIESVLGFMVKANSIERWLRLDTEKGIARANNLIEKLKSSVQSQR
- a CDS encoding V-type ATP synthase subunit A, encoding MSTKGKVAGVVANLVTLEVDGPVGQNEICYIDLKGTKLMAEVIKVTGDKVAVQVFESTRGLRIGETAEFTGRMLEVTLGPGMLSKTYDGLQNDLHKMEDVFLKRGEYTHPLNPGQKWDFKPTAKIGDEVEAAAWLGEVKENWLNHKIMVPFDLKGTAKVKSIVSEGSYASDSEIAILIDADGNDISVSMEMKWAVKREVSAYKHKPRPFKLFETGVRTIDTLNPLAEGGTGFMPGPFGAGKTVMQHSLSKNANADIIVMVACGERANEVVEIFTEFPELEDPRTGRKLMERTVIIANTSNMPVAAREASVYTGMTIAEYYRSMGMKVLLLADSTSRWAQALREMSNRLEELPGQDAFPMDLSAIIAQFYARNGYVELNNGKTGSITFLGAVSPAGGNLKEPVTESTKKAARCFYALEQARADSKRYPAVDPIESYSKYIEYPELIEYLDEHVQKDWAKGVQFLKDILLRGKEAKDQINILGDDGVPLDYHVAYNKSEVVDFAILQQDSFDKIDGTTPMHRQKQLTNIVLDICQSNYSFEDFEEVSRFFRKTINLINQMKYSHFESQEFYAAEKELKEFVSAKKVAFNQKEGE